A window of the Isosphaera pallida ATCC 43644 genome harbors these coding sequences:
- a CDS encoding recombinase family protein — protein MNQTAATPIVSSHKIQGRHFERLAVVYVRQSSLHQVQHNQESTQLQYGLANTAERLGWPRERILVIDDDLGISGASAEGRSGFQRLLSEVALDHVGLILGVEMSRLARSCKDWYQLLELCALFGTLIGDLDGLYDPSSYNDRLLLGLKGTMSEAELHILQQRMHQGVMQKARRGELVNLVPVGYIRRPSGEVTLDPDEQVQAIVRTIFEQFARQGSVGAVLRYLIANRMQLPVRMHSGPDKGSLQWRRPNKTALRIMLRHPMYAGAYSYGRSCLDKQRGPKKRRRGWLPPDQWQVLLRDRYPAYITWEQYERNVAQIQENQAYVQRRGPIRPGRALLTGLVVCGRCGARMMTHQSGKSALPRYACSSARANFGEAECQSLAARPVDDEVVRLALRALEPSALEVSLQVAADWKKERDEIEAQWHYRLQRADYEADRARRQYDAVEPENRLVCRTLEAAWEQKLRAARELHEEYERFVQGQPKLLTAEEQEAIRRLAADLPALWHAPTTTDADRKAILRQILDKVVLQVEGKTEWVEAWLHWAGGHQTYTRFRRPVASLTQLSDWPQLRQRIVTLKNKGLTAKQIAQQLNREGRTSPHHKGFTAATIRAALSRCGLTEVRRGASNDQLTLKEDEWFVPDLARAVGVRPQVVYAWIRQGKLTARQVDGPQGRWIVHADAATLESLRAAATEAGAQGSNRA, from the coding sequence ATGAACCAAACGGCAGCGACGCCGATCGTGTCTTCGCACAAGATCCAGGGCCGGCATTTTGAGCGCCTGGCGGTCGTTTACGTCCGGCAATCGAGCCTGCACCAGGTGCAGCACAATCAAGAATCGACCCAACTGCAATACGGCCTCGCCAACACCGCCGAGCGCCTGGGTTGGCCGCGTGAGCGCATCCTGGTCATCGACGACGACCTCGGCATCTCCGGCGCGTCCGCGGAAGGCCGCTCCGGTTTTCAGCGTCTGCTCAGCGAAGTGGCCCTGGATCATGTGGGGTTGATCCTCGGCGTGGAGATGTCGCGGCTGGCACGCAGTTGCAAGGACTGGTATCAACTCCTCGAACTGTGTGCCCTCTTCGGCACGCTCATCGGCGACCTGGACGGGCTGTACGATCCCTCGTCCTACAATGACCGCCTCCTGCTCGGCTTGAAAGGCACGATGTCGGAAGCCGAGCTGCACATCCTCCAGCAACGGATGCACCAGGGCGTCATGCAGAAGGCGCGGCGCGGAGAGTTGGTCAACCTCGTGCCGGTCGGCTACATTCGCCGGCCATCGGGCGAAGTGACCCTGGACCCCGATGAGCAAGTGCAGGCCATCGTGCGCACCATCTTCGAGCAGTTCGCGCGGCAAGGCTCGGTCGGCGCGGTCTTGCGCTACCTGATCGCCAACCGCATGCAATTGCCGGTCCGCATGCACTCGGGTCCTGACAAGGGCAGCCTCCAGTGGCGGCGGCCGAACAAAACGGCGTTGCGCATCATGCTGCGGCACCCCATGTACGCCGGCGCTTATTCTTACGGGCGCAGTTGCCTGGACAAACAGCGTGGCCCGAAGAAACGACGCCGCGGCTGGCTGCCTCCGGACCAGTGGCAAGTGCTGCTACGCGACCGCTATCCCGCGTACATCACCTGGGAGCAATACGAGCGAAACGTCGCCCAGATACAGGAAAATCAGGCCTATGTGCAGCGCCGCGGACCGATTCGGCCCGGGCGTGCGCTCTTGACCGGGCTGGTGGTCTGTGGCCGGTGCGGTGCTCGGATGATGACCCATCAAAGCGGCAAAAGCGCCCTGCCGCGCTACGCCTGCTCCTCGGCGCGTGCTAACTTCGGCGAGGCGGAATGCCAGAGCCTGGCGGCCCGGCCCGTGGATGACGAAGTGGTCCGCCTGGCGCTCCGGGCCCTGGAGCCTTCTGCGCTGGAGGTCAGTTTGCAGGTCGCGGCCGACTGGAAGAAGGAGCGGGACGAGATCGAGGCCCAATGGCACTATCGCCTGCAACGGGCCGACTACGAGGCCGATCGCGCCCGGCGGCAGTACGATGCGGTCGAGCCGGAGAATCGCCTGGTCTGCCGGACGCTGGAGGCGGCGTGGGAGCAAAAGCTGCGAGCGGCTCGGGAACTGCACGAGGAATACGAACGCTTCGTCCAGGGACAACCCAAGCTGTTGACGGCGGAGGAGCAAGAGGCCATCCGCCGCCTGGCCGCTGATCTGCCGGCCCTCTGGCACGCACCCACGACAACAGACGCCGACCGCAAGGCGATCCTGCGGCAGATTCTGGACAAGGTGGTCCTTCAGGTCGAAGGCAAAACGGAGTGGGTGGAAGCCTGGCTGCACTGGGCCGGCGGGCACCAGACCTACACGCGCTTTCGCCGGCCCGTGGCCAGTCTGACCCAACTCAGTGATTGGCCGCAGCTGCGGCAACGCATCGTGACTCTGAAGAATAAAGGACTCACCGCCAAGCAGATCGCCCAGCAACTGAACCGCGAGGGACGAACGTCGCCGCACCACAAGGGATTCACCGCAGCCACGATTCGCGCCGCCCTGAGCCGGTGTGGATTGACCGAGGTTCGCCGGGGTGCGAGCAACGATCAGTTGACGCTCAAGGAAGACGAATGGTTCGTCCCCGATTTGGCACGCGCGGTTGGGGTCCGCCCGCAGGTCGTCTACGCCTGGATACGCCAAGGGAAGCTAACCGCACGCCAGGTGGACGGTCCCCAGGGGCGCTGGATCGTCCACGCCGACGCCGCCACGCTGGAAAGCCTGAGAGCAGCCGCAACCGAGGCGGGCGCTCAAGGCAGTAACCGTGCTTGA
- a CDS encoding DUF1415 family protein — protein MACFHPGYRFTVTEPDPVENYTNHSPYPMLHLLREDSVTAVAGDPDALLGIPQHNVETLRRLGKAKVLEMLWAAGGGAPINPGRGSGPPPSTP, from the coding sequence ATCGCCTGCTTCCACCCGGGCTACCGGTTCACGGTCACGGAACCGGACCCGGTGGAGAACTACACGAACCACTCCCCCTACCCGATGCTGCACCTGCTCCGCGAGGACAGCGTCACGGCCGTCGCGGGGGACCCGGACGCGCTGCTGGGGATCCCGCAGCACAACGTCGAGACGCTGAGGCGGCTAGGCAAGGCGAAGGTGCTGGAGATGCTCTGGGCGGCCGGGGGTGGGGCGCCGATCAACCCCGGGCGAGGATCCGGCCCACCGCCCAGCACCCCCTGA
- a CDS encoding polymorphic toxin-type HINT domain-containing protein, with protein MRQHPMRKPLSSWVRKWFTPRRSQPIRRKPHLELEPLEPREMPAANPVLALGAETGRLPLVRVLDQQGTLIRSFAAYDASVTGGVRTAVADLNRDGVNDIVTAPGPGAAPLVKVWDGASGSLLNQFWAYDPAFRGGVQVAAGDIGRGEVGVVTGPDQGSSQVRVFNSQGVLRTGWDVFGPSSTSGVRVALGYAANGNAAVFAAAGPGSTPQVQSIEIRTGQTLASFTAYAPTMTGGVWIAAADLTGDGVSEIVTGAGPGYAPQVKVFSSTGRPLTEFLATSASDRNGVMVGVVTGREGQPQIATLVGSSRSKQVRLFDPRSSGTPTPLASYRATGAGSLATPSDRSEVKRFDASNPTPRTLRQSYRHRAIEVTAAGYSAFPVRYGDGVVHFQESDLAADGFGTSWGVTRSWTNEGAYSQGQNVGRGWIIAETPSLIREVDPFWGAVVLTVVTGGTAQQVFDEQPGGSYVGRGGILDTLVYESASGQYRLTAADGTTLWFWDFDAAKPAQQQGQFAKLEDPKGNVTEVTALLADGRIGEVQRSAPASGSTVTESYLFTYVTGGVNAGLIASITQRRRVGSGPWNTVRKAEYVYYDGVEAHGSAGDLKKVVVKDAAGAVLETSYYRYYVAGEASGYEGGLKFVFRPQAYARLAANVANPETATDGQIAPYADHYFEYDDQFRVTQEIAARAGDDANGGRGTFSFSYTTNELALGGDPNAWLIKTVETLPDGNQNIVYTNANRQVMLKVFQDTATSQQWRSFYQYDAGGRLILAANPSAVTGYDETSPDLLVNQWGNYQYLSDTTGLITVWTYGTLTTATETTPGDATGRLKQVAVQRGEFGTAVPQQDVTYIQRTAGGSGLFFVANVTAYRNDDGTGAITTSYAYTWQGTTAQPESVTVTLPVVSTEQNGPGTATTVTTVFDAYGRPIWRKDGGGFLTYIEYDPATGAVVKEIRDVDTTQTSTFSHLPSGWTTPAGGGLHLTTTYEVDALGRVTKQVHPNGRVDYFTYNDVTREVRTYAGWDTSTNAPTLPTQVVRADWANGYVETLTMSAMPTVADGRPTGTEPISDLQTLSRVYTNASGQVTQEDAYFNLAGLSYSTSTNLGTANTHFYRTEFGYDAAGRLDRTLSPTGTIYRTVWDSLGRAVSQWVGLDDTPTSGGWSPTNTAGTDLVKVGENEYDNGGTGDGNLTKVTQFAGGGAAPRVTQTWYDWRNRPVAVKSGAETSESDTVNRPLSYVEYDNLGQVTVAEVYDGDGVSVVDGDGDGVPDRPAASLLRAKSVTSYDDLGRVYRTAVYSVDPLTGAVSTHALTSNTWYDARGQVVKVASPGGLVEKYRYDGVGRLTQVFTSDGGGDTSYADAFDVGGDIVLSQAEYAYDANDNLLQTTVRQRFHDASGTGELGTPTSGIGARVSYAGFYYDLADRLIATVDVGTNGGTAWTRPGTVPTRSDTVLVTSQTYNAAGWVESTTDPKGIVSKTYYDNLGRTTKTIANYVDGFVGDDNDITTEFTYNAVGLTSLTSRRPDGSGQTTQWVYGVSLATGSGLNSNDLVGQTRWPDPTMGNASSAEQETVTVNALGQTLTTTDRNGTVHTLSYDVLGRVISDVVTTLGAGVDGSVRRIETAYDSQGNAYLITSHDAPTGGNIVNQVKREFNGLGQLTSEWQEHAGAVTGSSPWVQYSYSEMTAGANHSRLVSITYPNGKVLNYNYAAGLDDAISRLSSLSENTGILESYDYLGESVVVARKHPQPGVDLSYIKRSGEANGDAGDPYTGLDRFGRIVDQRWLTSSDGSALDRLQYTYDRNGNRLSRTNLIDAAFSESYSYDHLNQLIGFTRGSHSRSWDYDAQGNWESVTTNGSTQTRTHNAQNEITGISGATTPTYDANGNLTRDDAGRQFVYDAWNRLVAVKDAGGNTLKSYAYDGLHRRISETAGGVTTDLYYSDSWQVLEERVGGQVKAQYVWSPVYVDALVLRDRDSNGDGTLDERLYVVQDANYNVTALFDNSGNVVERYVYDPFGQVTILDAGWNVLAGSSFAWLYLHQGGRFDATSGLYHFRFRDYSPTLGRWTSLDPIRYDAGDVNLYRVLGNGLPNRLDPLGLFDLWDWLANDVIGTDNVRSWDSVLGHHRTGWFAQLSNGAAGMGDTVSMGLTGRVRQGLGYDDVVDYHSGAYAVGEVAGTGVNLGLAFVNPCAVGGSIGTGVRVINGIQAFGGSLNAGDNLAAGNYGAAALDLIGVAGNSFQMLRPCFPGEVQVLTRRGWVRWDALTTSDEVLSLPEDQPEGELAYRPVEEVFRRWGVIWEVTVAGRVLRTTAEHPFWVRGKGWTAAKELRAGDALRSHDGQWLAVEGVRDTGPEEAVYNCRVAEYHTYFVGDEGWGWSVWAHNSYNPPSTAVRAGEAGSYSSLHARRVTGDGLTPHHMPQAALGFTNYGEGGALMLPHAEHVLTRTYGVRGARLAVQEAGVPFRTVLARDIQDVRRIAGSRYNQGLLDLIQYYRTNFPHLMTK; from the coding sequence ATGCGCCAGCACCCCATGCGAAAGCCCCTCTCGTCCTGGGTTCGGAAATGGTTCACGCCACGGCGGTCACAGCCGATTCGCCGCAAACCCCATCTGGAACTCGAACCACTGGAGCCGCGCGAGATGCCGGCGGCCAATCCCGTTCTGGCGCTGGGAGCCGAGACCGGGCGGCTGCCGCTGGTGCGTGTGCTCGACCAGCAAGGGACACTGATCCGCTCGTTCGCCGCCTATGACGCCTCGGTCACGGGCGGTGTCCGCACGGCGGTCGCTGACCTGAACCGCGACGGAGTCAATGACATTGTGACTGCTCCTGGTCCGGGTGCGGCTCCGTTGGTCAAAGTTTGGGACGGAGCCAGCGGTTCGTTGCTGAACCAGTTTTGGGCGTATGACCCTGCCTTCCGGGGTGGTGTGCAGGTGGCCGCGGGCGACATCGGACGCGGCGAGGTTGGCGTCGTCACCGGTCCCGATCAAGGCAGTTCGCAGGTGCGGGTGTTTAACAGCCAGGGGGTGCTCCGCACCGGTTGGGACGTGTTTGGCCCGTCGTCCACGAGTGGGGTACGCGTGGCCCTCGGCTATGCGGCCAACGGTAACGCGGCGGTGTTCGCGGCCGCGGGGCCGGGGAGTACCCCACAAGTCCAGAGCATCGAGATCCGCACGGGCCAGACCCTGGCCAGCTTCACGGCGTATGCCCCGACGATGACGGGCGGAGTCTGGATCGCGGCCGCCGACCTCACCGGCGACGGCGTGAGCGAGATCGTCACCGGGGCCGGGCCGGGGTACGCGCCGCAGGTCAAGGTATTCAGCAGCACCGGCCGGCCGCTGACCGAGTTCCTGGCGACGTCCGCATCGGACCGCAACGGCGTGATGGTGGGTGTCGTCACGGGCCGGGAGGGCCAGCCGCAGATTGCCACCCTGGTCGGCAGCAGCCGCAGCAAACAGGTGCGGCTCTTTGATCCGCGTTCCAGCGGCACGCCAACTCCGCTGGCGTCATACCGGGCAACCGGAGCCGGGTCATTGGCGACGCCAAGTGATCGTTCCGAGGTCAAGCGGTTCGATGCGAGCAACCCGACGCCACGGACGCTGCGGCAGTCCTATCGTCATCGCGCGATTGAGGTGACGGCCGCCGGCTACTCGGCCTTCCCGGTCCGCTACGGCGACGGGGTGGTGCATTTCCAGGAGAGCGACCTGGCCGCCGACGGCTTCGGCACCTCCTGGGGCGTCACCCGCAGTTGGACCAACGAGGGGGCGTATAGCCAGGGGCAGAACGTCGGCCGCGGCTGGATCATCGCGGAAACCCCCTCGCTGATCCGGGAAGTCGATCCGTTCTGGGGGGCCGTGGTGCTGACCGTGGTGACCGGCGGCACGGCCCAACAGGTCTTTGATGAGCAGCCCGGCGGCTCGTATGTCGGCCGCGGCGGCATCCTCGACACCTTGGTGTATGAGTCGGCGTCGGGCCAGTACCGCTTGACTGCTGCGGATGGTACGACGCTTTGGTTCTGGGACTTCGACGCGGCCAAGCCGGCCCAGCAGCAGGGCCAGTTCGCGAAACTCGAAGACCCGAAGGGGAACGTCACCGAGGTGACGGCGCTTTTGGCCGACGGCCGGATTGGCGAGGTGCAGCGGTCGGCCCCCGCGAGCGGCTCGACCGTGACCGAGTCGTACCTGTTCACCTACGTGACCGGCGGGGTCAACGCCGGGCTGATTGCCTCGATCACGCAACGTCGCCGGGTGGGCAGCGGGCCGTGGAACACCGTCCGCAAGGCCGAGTACGTCTACTACGACGGCGTCGAAGCGCACGGTAGCGCCGGCGACCTGAAGAAAGTCGTGGTCAAGGACGCGGCAGGCGCGGTCCTGGAGACCAGCTATTACCGCTACTACGTGGCCGGGGAGGCGAGCGGCTACGAGGGCGGGCTGAAATTCGTCTTCCGGCCGCAGGCCTACGCCCGGCTGGCAGCCAACGTCGCGAACCCCGAGACGGCGACCGATGGCCAGATCGCCCCGTATGCCGATCACTACTTCGAGTACGACGACCAGTTCCGCGTGACCCAGGAGATCGCCGCTCGGGCGGGGGATGACGCCAACGGCGGCCGCGGCACCTTCAGCTTCAGCTACACGACCAACGAACTCGCCTTGGGCGGCGACCCAAACGCCTGGCTGATCAAGACGGTGGAAACACTGCCCGACGGCAACCAGAACATCGTGTACACCAACGCCAATCGTCAGGTGATGCTGAAGGTGTTCCAGGACACGGCCACCAGCCAGCAGTGGCGGTCGTTCTATCAATACGATGCGGGCGGGAGGCTGATCCTGGCGGCTAACCCGTCGGCGGTGACTGGCTACGACGAGACCTCGCCCGACCTGCTGGTCAACCAGTGGGGCAACTATCAGTACTTGTCTGACACGACGGGTCTGATAACGGTCTGGACCTATGGGACGCTCACAACGGCCACGGAGACGACACCGGGCGATGCTACCGGCCGGCTCAAGCAGGTGGCGGTGCAGCGGGGTGAGTTCGGCACGGCGGTCCCGCAGCAGGACGTGACCTACATCCAGCGGACGGCGGGTGGGTCGGGGCTGTTCTTCGTAGCCAACGTCACTGCCTATCGCAATGACGACGGCACCGGGGCGATCACCACCAGTTACGCCTACACCTGGCAGGGAACGACGGCGCAGCCGGAGTCAGTCACCGTCACGCTGCCGGTGGTTTCAACGGAGCAGAACGGTCCGGGCACGGCAACGACGGTCACCACGGTGTTCGATGCGTATGGCCGGCCGATCTGGCGGAAGGACGGGGGCGGTTTCCTGACCTACATCGAGTATGATCCGGCCACCGGGGCGGTGGTGAAGGAAATCCGCGATGTGGACACCACGCAAACGTCCACCTTCAGCCATCTGCCCAGCGGTTGGACCACGCCGGCCGGCGGCGGCCTGCACCTGACGACGACCTACGAGGTGGACGCCCTGGGCCGCGTGACCAAGCAGGTGCATCCCAATGGTCGGGTCGATTACTTCACCTACAACGACGTGACCCGGGAAGTCCGCACCTACGCCGGCTGGGATACGAGCACGAACGCGCCAACCCTGCCGACGCAGGTGGTGCGGGCCGACTGGGCCAACGGCTACGTCGAGACGCTGACCATGTCGGCCATGCCCACGGTTGCGGATGGCCGGCCGACCGGGACCGAGCCGATCAGCGATCTGCAAACGCTGTCGCGGGTCTACACCAATGCTAGCGGCCAGGTCACGCAGGAGGACGCCTACTTCAACCTGGCCGGGCTGAGCTACTCCACCTCGACGAACCTGGGCACGGCCAACACGCACTTCTACCGCACCGAGTTCGGCTATGACGCCGCCGGCCGCCTCGACCGCACGCTGTCGCCCACCGGCACCATCTACCGCACGGTTTGGGACAGTCTGGGGCGGGCGGTGAGTCAGTGGGTCGGGCTGGACGACACGCCGACCAGCGGCGGCTGGAGCCCCACCAACACCGCCGGGACAGACCTGGTGAAGGTAGGCGAGAACGAGTACGACAATGGCGGCACCGGCGACGGCAACTTGACGAAAGTGACACAATTCGCCGGCGGCGGTGCGGCCCCGCGCGTGACGCAGACCTGGTACGACTGGCGCAACCGCCCGGTGGCCGTGAAGTCCGGCGCCGAGACGAGTGAGTCGGATACGGTCAATCGTCCCCTGTCGTATGTGGAGTACGACAATCTCGGACAAGTGACGGTCGCCGAGGTCTACGACGGTGACGGCGTGAGCGTGGTCGATGGCGATGGCGACGGCGTGCCCGACCGACCGGCCGCCTCGTTACTGCGCGCCAAGAGCGTCACCAGCTACGACGACCTCGGCCGGGTCTACCGGACCGCGGTCTACAGCGTCGATCCGCTCACCGGGGCTGTCTCGACCCACGCGCTGACCAGCAACACCTGGTACGACGCCCGCGGGCAAGTGGTCAAGGTCGCCTCGCCCGGCGGGTTGGTGGAGAAGTACCGCTACGATGGAGTAGGTCGGCTCACGCAGGTGTTTACCAGCGACGGCGGCGGGGACACCAGCTACGCCGACGCCTTCGATGTCGGCGGTGACATCGTGCTGTCACAGGCCGAGTATGCCTACGACGCCAACGACAACCTGTTGCAGACGACCGTGCGCCAGCGGTTCCACGACGCCAGCGGCACCGGTGAGTTGGGCACGCCGACCAGCGGCATCGGTGCCCGTGTCAGTTATGCAGGATTTTACTACGACCTCGCCGACCGGCTCATTGCCACCGTCGATGTCGGCACCAATGGCGGCACCGCCTGGACACGGCCTGGCACCGTACCGACTCGCTCCGATACGGTGCTGGTGACCAGCCAGACATACAACGCCGCCGGCTGGGTCGAATCGACCACCGACCCCAAGGGGATCGTCAGCAAGACTTACTACGACAACCTGGGCCGCACCACCAAGACCATCGCCAATTACGTCGATGGCTTTGTCGGCGACGACAACGACATCACCACCGAGTTCACTTACAACGCGGTTGGTTTGACCAGTCTGACCAGCCGGCGCCCCGATGGCAGCGGACAGACCACCCAGTGGGTCTACGGCGTCTCCCTGGCCACCGGCAGCGGGCTGAACTCCAACGATCTGGTCGGCCAGACCCGCTGGCCCGACCCGACCATGGGCAATGCCAGCAGCGCCGAGCAGGAGACGGTGACGGTCAACGCCCTGGGCCAGACCCTGACAACCACCGACCGCAACGGCACCGTCCACACGCTGAGCTACGACGTGCTGGGCCGCGTGATCTCCGACGTGGTGACGACGCTAGGGGCCGGTGTGGATGGCTCGGTGCGGCGCATCGAGACTGCCTACGACTCGCAGGGCAACGCTTACCTCATCACCAGCCACGACGCTCCCACGGGCGGCAACATCGTCAACCAGGTGAAGCGGGAGTTCAACGGCCTGGGCCAACTCACCAGCGAATGGCAGGAGCACGCCGGAGCGGTGACCGGCAGCTCGCCGTGGGTGCAGTACAGCTACAGCGAGATGACGGCTGGGGCGAACCACTCCCGCCTGGTCAGCATCACCTACCCCAACGGCAAGGTGCTGAACTACAACTACGCCGCCGGGCTGGACGATGCCATCAGCCGGCTGTCCTCGCTGTCGGAAAACACCGGGATTCTGGAGAGCTACGACTACCTCGGCGAATCGGTGGTTGTGGCCCGCAAGCATCCGCAGCCGGGCGTGGACCTCAGCTACATCAAGCGGTCGGGCGAGGCCAACGGCGACGCCGGCGACCCATACACCGGCCTGGACCGCTTCGGCCGCATTGTCGATCAACGCTGGCTCACCAGCAGCGACGGCTCGGCGTTGGACCGCTTGCAATACACCTACGACCGAAATGGCAATCGTCTGAGCCGGACCAATCTCATCGACGCCGCCTTCAGCGAGAGCTACAGCTACGACCACCTCAACCAGCTCATTGGCTTCACACGCGGCTCGCATAGCCGCAGTTGGGACTATGACGCCCAAGGAAACTGGGAGAGCGTCACCACCAACGGCAGCACGCAGACGCGGACGCACAACGCCCAGAACGAGATCACCGGTATCAGCGGGGCGACCACGCCGACCTACGACGCCAACGGCAACCTGACGCGGGACGATGCCGGCCGGCAGTTCGTCTACGACGCCTGGAATCGGCTGGTGGCGGTGAAGGATGCCGGCGGCAACACGCTGAAGAGTTACGCCTACGATGGTCTGCATCGGCGGATCAGCGAGACGGCAGGCGGGGTGACGACCGACCTGTACTACTCGGATTCCTGGCAGGTGCTGGAGGAGCGCGTCGGCGGGCAGGTCAAGGCCCAGTACGTCTGGTCGCCGGTCTACGTCGATGCCCTGGTGCTGCGTGATCGCGACAGCAACGGCGACGGCACCCTCGACGAGCGCTTGTACGTTGTGCAGGATGCCAACTATAATGTCACCGCGCTCTTTGACAATTCGGGCAACGTGGTCGAACGCTACGTCTACGACCCGTTCGGCCAGGTGACGATCCTCGACGCTGGCTGGAACGTCTTGGCCGGCAGCTCCTTTGCCTGGCTCTACCTGCACCAGGGCGGCCGGTTCGACGCCACCAGTGGCCTGTACCACTTCCGCTTCCGAGACTACTCCCCCACCCTCGGCCGCTGGACCAGCCTCGACCCGATCCGCTACGACGCCGGGGACGTCAACCTCTATCGGGTATTAGGCAACGGTCTGCCGAACCGGCTCGATCCGTTGGGGCTGTTCGACCTCTGGGACTGGCTCGCCAACGATGTGATCGGAACGGACAACGTGCGCAGCTGGGATTCCGTTCTGGGTCACCACCGCACCGGCTGGTTCGCTCAACTCAGCAACGGCGCGGCAGGCATGGGCGATACGGTCAGCATGGGGCTGACCGGTCGGGTGCGGCAGGGCCTCGGCTATGACGATGTCGTTGACTACCACTCGGGAGCCTACGCTGTCGGTGAGGTTGCCGGCACGGGGGTCAACCTCGGGCTAGCCTTCGTCAACCCCTGTGCCGTCGGCGGCAGCATCGGGACTGGCGTGCGGGTGATCAACGGCATCCAGGCGTTTGGCGGTTCACTGAATGCTGGCGACAATCTGGCGGCAGGGAATTATGGGGCGGCGGCTCTGGACCTGATCGGGGTCGCGGGCAACAGCTTCCAGATGCTGCGGCCGTGCTTCCCGGGGGAGGTGCAAGTCCTGACGCGGCGGGGTTGGGTCCGCTGGGATGCATTGACGACGAGTGACGAAGTGTTGTCGCTGCCGGAGGATCAGCCGGAGGGAGAGTTGGCGTATCGGCCGGTGGAGGAGGTGTTCCGGCGATGGGGTGTGATCTGGGAGGTGACGGTTGCGGGGCGGGTGCTGCGGACGACGGCGGAGCATCCGTTCTGGGTGCGGGGCAAAGGCTGGACGGCGGCCAAGGAATTGCGAGCCGGCGATGCCTTGCGGTCGCACGACGGCCAGTGGCTGGCGGTCGAGGGCGTTCGGGACACGGGCCCCGAGGAGGCGGTGTACAACTGCCGCGTGGCGGAGTATCACACCTACTTCGTCGGGGACGAAGGGTGGGGCTGGAGTGTCTGGGCGCATAATAGTTATAATCCACCAAGTACAGCGGTCCGGGCTGGTGAAGCGGGCTCATATTCGTCCTTGCATGCAAGGCGAGTTACCGGAGATGGCCTTACACCCCACCACATGCCCCAAGCTGCGCTAGGGTTCACCAACTACGGAGAAGGTGGAGCATTGATGCTTCCCCACGCTGAACACGTTTTGACACGAACCTATGGTGTGCGTGGCGCTCGCCTTGCTGTACAAGAAGCTGGTGTTCCTTTCCGTACAGTACTGGCTCGGGACATCCAAGATGTACGTCGAATTGCAGGTAGTCGCTATAACCAAGGGTTACTCGACCTTATCCAATACTACCGCACGAACTTTCCACATTTGATGACGAAATAG
- a CDS encoding FkbM family methyltransferase, translating into MALPSHVLSSRAELEEVSRKKAAGVYYGDHRLLCRLLGDFLAFVDTRDLMLGPRLVLDGFWESWVTLAVARQLRPGRWCVDVGANYGYYTLLMAAACGPEGRVVACEPNPVLAETYLPQNLALNGFQDRVEICPKAVGNLHDCTVDFVLHDGDFATSSLERWSYSHASSKVQVPAITLDRLCADWPRLDLVKIDAEGAEALVWEGMQRTLRRFPHAAVVLELHLQRDPPQTVGFLHEIERAGYPLRVITYEGEVVSADAATILARPQEHWILWLVR; encoded by the coding sequence ATGGCGCTGCCCTCGCACGTGCTGTCCAGCCGGGCCGAGCTGGAAGAGGTCAGCCGGAAGAAAGCCGCCGGCGTCTACTACGGCGATCACCGCCTGCTCTGCCGGCTGCTGGGTGACTTCCTGGCGTTCGTGGACACGCGAGACTTGATGCTCGGGCCGCGCCTGGTGCTGGACGGCTTCTGGGAGTCGTGGGTGACGCTGGCCGTCGCTCGCCAGCTACGGCCGGGCAGATGGTGCGTCGATGTCGGCGCGAACTACGGCTACTACACGCTGCTCATGGCCGCCGCCTGCGGCCCTGAGGGGCGCGTCGTCGCCTGCGAGCCGAACCCGGTCCTGGCCGAGACTTACCTGCCGCAGAACCTGGCGCTGAACGGCTTCCAGGATCGCGTGGAAATCTGCCCGAAGGCCGTCGGCAATCTTCACGACTGCACGGTCGATTTCGTCCTGCACGACGGCGACTTCGCCACGTCGTCCCTGGAACGCTGGTCATACTCGCACGCTTCCAGCAAGGTCCAGGTGCCCGCGATTACGCTCGACCGCCTCTGCGCCGACTGGCCGCGGCTCGACCTGGTCAAGATCGACGCCGAGGGCGCGGAGGCCCTGGTCTGGGAAGGGATGCAGCGGACCCTGCGTCGCTTCCCGCACGCCGCCGTCGTCCTCGAACTGCACCTCCAGCGCGACCCGCCGCAGACGGTCGGCTTCCTGCACGAGATTGAACGCGCCGGCTACCCCCTTCGTGTCATCACCTACGAGGGCGAGGTCGTGTCAGCCGACGCGGCAACGATCCTGGCCCGGCCGCAGGAGCACTGGATTCTGTGGCTCGTTCGATGA